Part of the Lentisphaerota bacterium genome, GATCATCACCATGAGCGGAGTGAACACTAACCACATGATCCATGCCCAGCCGGACCGCGGCAGGGCATTGCCGAGCATGGCATAATGCGCGCGCAGCACGTCGCCGACGACAGACCGCACACCGGGTGCCACGCCGTCGGCCTGCGCACGCACGAGCCACACCAACAGAAACCCCGTCCCCGCGCCGACCACAGCCGCCAGCAGACTGACCACCGCATGCCGCTCCCAGGCCATGATCACGCGGATTCGGTTCCGGATCAGCAACAAGAAGAGCACCGGTGCCAGCGGCAAAAAGATCTCGGATTCCACACATCCCAGCCCGCACAGGGCAGCAGCCGCAAGGGCGCGCATCCACGAAGGCCGTTCTGCGTGCGCCAGCATCAGCGCAACGGTAAGCAACAGGAGCAACACATCAAAGGGATGGGGCGTCAGCCGGGTGGCAGCCGTCCAGAAGGGCGCGCTGACGGCCAGCGCCAACGCCGCGCACCACCCGCCGATTCTGGCCGCAAGCGCCACGTGACGGTCGTAATCCCCGCGCTCGCTGACCTGCGAAAGCGCCGCTTCGTACGACTGGCCGGGAAGGAACGCCTGCTCCGATTTCTCGTCAACATCCCCATCTGTCGGCCGCATCGGCTCAAACAAACCATCCCATCCATGGCGTAATATCGAGAGCATCCATCGCTTCATGATCAGCCCCAAAAGGCCAATCGCACCTGCGGCGCACACCGCTGAGAAAAGGTTGAGCCGCAACGCCAAGGGAAACAGGGGCACATGGGCCAGCCACCCCGTCAACAGCTTCCAGAGCGGATGCGCTGCCATACTATCGGGAGCCAACCCGGCCGCCGAGGCGATGTGAGCCGCCGGCAAACCGGGATAAGCCCCTCGCGACAGCGTCACGCAATAGAGAATCAACGCCAAGAATCCGGGTATGATCGACCCACGCATACGCCACAGCGCAGGCGGAACGGCCGAAAGGGGTTTCGTTTCGTTCATAACTCAGTCCTGTTTGTATAGACACCTGATCCCAGCACCCTCGCCTCCCGTGTGCGAAGCCATTGCCGAAGGGGCTGTACTCCGGTTGCTCTCTAGCAAACACCTGAGCAGGGTTTTCCGAGAGCGTTTGCGATTATACAACAAACAGGCGTAAAGAAATGATGGAATTTTTTGCGTGTGCCTGTACCAGATTTACGGGTGTGTGTGTTTCTAAATTTGTGCTTGCGCGAATTCCGACTCTTTGCTAACTTTGAGCCCAACAGGAGAGAAATGTCTTCTCCTCTGCTGAAGGGTATCTGGTTTGGAGAAACGTGTGAAAAAACAGATTATTGCCTCCTTGGCCTTGCTGGCCGTCACCGGGGTTGTACATGCCGCGACCATTACGCAGAATTTCACCACTGGGCAGATCTCGCCCGGGTCAAACACAAAGTCGACTTTCACTGTAAACAAATTCGACACCGCCCTCGGCACGCTGACGTCGGTGACGATTGCCGTCAGCCTTGATTCTTGGGGAGGCTACTACGCTGTGGAGAATATCACAGCGCCTTCGGTGTCTGTGAGTGGAACATTGCAGCAAGGCATCAGCGCATTGATCACAGGAAGTCGCGTGCCCGCGTCGCTGGACAACACGTTGTTCTCTGGTCAAACCAAGGAGTACACGCTGGCGGCCAACGGAAATACTGATAGAATCGACGGGCCTGTTTATGCTAGCCGCAACCAGACCGGACCGAATATCGGCGACGTAGACTCGGAGGATTTTGCATTATACGAAGGTTTGGGGACGTATGTGATTTCGTTCTATAGCTCGCAGGCGAGTTCGCACACCGCCAGTGGAGCCGTGCGTGGAACGTTCGAGTCTGGGATGTCAGAGGGTTTCCTGACT contains:
- a CDS encoding PEP-CTERM sorting domain-containing protein — its product is MEKRVKKQIIASLALLAVTGVVHAATITQNFTTGQISPGSNTKSTFTVNKFDTALGTLTSVTIAVSLDSWGGYYAVENITAPSVSVSGTLQQGISALITGSRVPASLDNTLFSGQTKEYTLAANGNTDRIDGPVYASRNQTGPNIGDVDSEDFALYEGLGTYVISFYSSQASSHTASGAVRGTFESGMSEGFLTVTYNYTPVPEPTSMALLALGCAAIGLRRRLPKKA